In Rhododendron vialii isolate Sample 1 chromosome 9a, ASM3025357v1, the following are encoded in one genomic region:
- the LOC131300747 gene encoding probable LRR receptor-like serine/threonine-protein kinase IRK encodes MWDNALWTKCKIGKKGQKGPDLLMEMKLFSLLILLVVVPIGVISSDQPLNDDVLGLIAFKADIQDPNGKLVSWNVDDDSSCKWVGIKCNNRSNRVTELVLDGFSLSGRLGRGLLQLQFLRKLSLAKNNFTGSVTPNLTQLENLRFLDLSENSLSGPIPDEFYQRCGSLRSISLANNKFSGEIQDGLSSCLSLVALNFSANQFSGLLPSGIWSLRGLRSLDLSDNLLEGDIPTGIEALNNLRSISLRKNMFTGLVPDGIGSCLLLKSIDFSENNLSGNLPSAMQKLTLCNNLNLHENSFSGQVPDWIGEMKSLEVLDLSGNKLSGEISISIGNLQSLKVLNVSNNAFTGSLPDSISNCKNLLVTDFSQNSLTGSLPSWIFQLGLQQVLLSGNRLSGSMDSPFSPSGENSQKVQVLDLSDNALSGDIPSAVGGFNSLQVLNLSRNSLDGGIPASIGQLKALDVLDLSENKLKGSIPLEIGGAISLKELKLEMNFLTGTIPTSIQNCPLLTTLVISRNNLTGQIPAAVAKLTNLQIVDLSFNELTGTLPKELANLNNLLSFNISYNQLQGELPAGNFFNTISSSSVSGNPSLCGAVVKKPCPTVLPKPLVLNPNSSDTTPSGSIPESLAHKKKILSISALIAIGAAAMIIIGVIAITVLNLRVRSFPSRSTKALSFSGGDDFSPSPTTDANSGKLVMFSGSPDFNTGAHALLNKDCELGRGGFGSVYRTVLGNGRSVAIKKLTVSSLVKSQEDFEREVKKLGKIRHPNLVALEGYYWTPSLQLLIYEFVPGGNLYKHIHEGLGGNFLSWNDRFDIILGTAKSLAHLHQMNIIHYNLKSSNILIDGSGEPKVADFGLARLLPMLDRYVLSSKIQSALGYMAPEFACPTVKITEKCDVYGFGVLVLEVVTGKRPVEYTEDDVVVLCDMVRGALEEGRVEDCVDGRMQGKFPADEAIPVIKLGLICTSQVPSNRPDMGEVVNILELIRCPSEGQELLI; translated from the exons ATGTGGGATAATGCATTGTGGACGAAGTGCAAGATAGGAAAGAAGGGGCAAAAAGGTCCTGATCTTTTGATGGAAATGAAGTTGTTTAGCCTGCTCATTTTACTGGTTGTAGTTCCCATTGGTGTTATTTCTTCGGATCAACCTTTGAATGATGATGTCCTAGGGTTAATAGCTTTCAAAGCAGACATTCAAGATCCCAATGGGAAATTGGTTTCTTGGAATGTAGATGATGACAGCTCATGTAAATGGGTTGGAATAAAATGCAACAATAGATCTAACCGGGTTACGGAGCTCGTCCTTGATGGGTTCTCTCTATCGGGACGATTAGGTCGAGGCCTACTCCAGTTGCAGTTTCTCCGGAAACTGTCACTGGCAAAGAACAATTTTACTGGGAGTGTAACCCCCAATTTGACCCAACTTGAGAACCTACGGTTTCTTGACCTCAGCGAAAACAGTCTTTCTGGACCGATCCCAGATGAGTTTTACCAACGATGCGGTTCGCTAAGGTCGATTTCCTTGGCGAACAACAAGTTTTCGGGCGAAATTCAGGATGGGTTGAGCTCATGCTTGTCACTTGTTGCTCTTAACTTCTCTGCCAATCAGTTTTCGGGTTTATTACCTTCTGGGATCTGGTCTTTACGTGGGCTTAGATCGCTTGATCTGTCGGATAATCTGCTGGAGGGTGATATTCCAACGGGCATTGAAGCGTTGAATAACTTGAGATCGATTAGCTTGCGGAAGAATATGTTCACAGGCTTGGTTCCAGATGGTATTGGGAGTTGTTTGCTTTTAAAGTCGATCGATTTTAGTGAGAACAATCTCTCTGGAAATCTTCCAAGCGCAATGCAGAAACTTACCTTGTGTAATAACCTAAATTTACATGAAAACTCGTTTTCTGGTCAGGTTCCAGATTGGATTGGAGAAATGAAAAGCCTTGAGGTATTGGATCTTTCGGGTAATAAACTTTCTGGCGagatttcaatttcaattgggAACCTTCAGTCCTTGAAGGTGCTGAATGTTTCTAATAATGCTTTTACTGGGAGCTTGCCGGACTCTATCAGCAACTGCAAAAACCTTCTGGTCACAGATTTCAGTCAGAATTCATTGACTGGCAGTCTTCCTTCTTGGATATTTCAACTCGGTTTACAGCAAGTTTTGCTTTCAGGGAATAGATTAAGTGGAAGCATGGACAGTCCTTTCTCTCCGTCGGGAGAAAACTCGCAAAAGGTTCAGGTCCTGGATTTATCTGACAATGCATTGTCGGGTGATATCCCGTCTGCCGTTGGGGGCTTTAACAGCTTGCAGGTCTTGAATTTGTCTAGGAACTCACTTGATGGTGGTATCCCAGCAAGTATTGGACAACTGAAGGCCTTGGACGTTTTGGATTTGAGTGAAAATAAGTTAAAAGGAAGTATTCCTTTGGAAATCGGCGGAGCTATATCACTGAAAGAATTGAAACTAGAGATGAACTTCTTGACAGGAACAATTCCAACTTCCATTCAAAACTGTCCCTTGTTAACAACTTT GGTTATTTCAAGGAACAACCTTACTGGCCAAATTCCTGCAGCTGTAGCAAAACTCACCAACCTTCAAATCGTAGACTTGTCTTTCAACGAACTTACTGGAACCCTACCAAAGGAATTGGCAAATCTTAACAACCTTCTCTCCTTCAACATATCCTACAACCAGCTTCAAGGCGAATTACCAGCTGGTAATTTTTTCAATACCATTTCCTCTTCTTCAGTCTCTGGCAACCCATCACTTTGTGGTGCAGTGGTAAAAAAGCCTTGCCCTACTGTCCTTCCCAAACCACTCGTCCTTAACCCCAATTCTTCTGATACCACCCCATCTGGCTCAATCCCTGAATCTCTTGCCCacaagaaaaaaattctcaGCATTTCTGCCCTCATTGCAATTGGTGCAGCTGCCATGATCATCATCGGTGTGATTGCGATCACTGTCCTTAACCTCCGCGTCCGATCTTTCCCGTCTCGCTCAACAAAGGCTCTTTCATTTTCCGGTGGTGATGACTTCAGTCCTTCCCCCACAACTGATGCCAACTCTGGCAAGCTTGTCATGTTTTCGGGGAGTCCGGATTTCAACACTGGAGCCCATGCTTTGCTCAACAAAGATTGTGAGCTTGGGCGCGGAGGATTCGGATCTGTCTACCGAACTGTACTTGGAAACGGGCGATCCGTTGCCATCAAGAAGCTTACAGTCTCCAGTCTTGTGAAGTCCCAAGAAGATTTTGAAAGGGAAGTAAAGAAATTGGGAAAAATCCGACACCCTAATCTTGTAGCCCTCGAAGGATATTACTGGACTCCCTCATTGCAACTCCTCATATATGAATTTGTTCCGGGAGGAAATTTATACAAGCATATTCATGAAGGTTTAGGTGGAAACTTCCTCTCGTGGAACGATAGGTTTGATATAATCCTTGGGACAGCAAAAAGCTTGGCTCATTTGCACCAGATGAACATAATCCACTACAATCTGAAATCAAGCAACATCCTGATTGACGGTTCTGGGGAACCTAAGGTGGCGGATTTTGGTCTAGCAAGGCTATTGCCAATGCTTGATCGTTACGTTTTAAGCAGCAAGATTCAGAGTGCACTTGGATACATGGCGCCTGAATTTGCATGTCCGACAGTGAAGATTACTGAAAAATGCGATGTTTATGGGTTTGGGGTGTTGGTTTTGGAGGTGGTGACTGGGAAAAGGCCTGTTGAGTACACGGAGGATGATGTGGTTGTACTTTGTGATATGGTAAGAGGAGCCTTGGAAGAAGGTAGAGTGGAGGATTGTGTTGATGGGAGGATGCAGGGGAAGTTTCCGGCAGATGAGGCGATTCCTGTGATAAAGTTAGGGTTGATTTGCACGTCTCAAGTGCCATCTAACCGTCCAGATATGGGAGAGGTGGTGAACATATTGGAGCTGATCCGGTGCCCTTCAGAAGGCCAAGAGTTGTTGATATGA
- the LOC131300865 gene encoding two-component response regulator ARR17-like — protein sequence MELDMDAASLSNGMGVENELHVLAVDDSLIDRRLVEKLLKNSSFKVTTAENGLRALEFLGLGEDQTNNLKTTGSKVNLIITDYCMPGMTGYDLLKKIKESNALKEVPVVIVSSENIPTRINKCLEEGAQQFMLKPLKQSDVKKLRCQLMT from the exons ATGGAATTGGATATGGATGCTGCTTCTTTGTCGAATGGAATGGGTGTTGAGAATGAGCTTCATGTGCTGGCAGTTGATGATAGCCTCATTGATCGCAGACTGGTcgaaaaattactcaaaaaCTCCTCCTTCAAGG TGACAACTGCAGAAAATGGGTTGAGGGCACTGGAGTTTCTAGGCCTGGGGGAAGATCAAACGAACAACCTAAAGACCACT GGTTCAAAGGTGAATTTGATAATCACAGATTATTGTATGCCGGGAATGACAGGGTATGATCTACTCAAGAAAATTAAG GAATCTAATGCTCTGAAGGAGGTTCCGGTTGTTATAGTGTCATCTGAAAACATCCCCACGCGTATTAACAA GTGCTTAGAGGAAGGGGCTCAACAGTTCATGCTAAAGCCTCTCAAGCAGTCGGACGTCAAGAAGTTGAGATGCCAATTGATGACATAG